ACTGCATTCTCGTGTCTTTGACATCTTTCATATCAAAAAGAAATAAGGCCATATTCTGAGAATCTACAGTGAAATCTGGAACATTGTTAATAAGCGCTCTTGCATAGTACCCTTTCTCCTCAGAATAAAAATATTTTTCGAAAGATTCAGACATCTTTTTAGCCGCAGCATTGTATTTTTCAACAAGCTCGAAATCTCCAAAAGTTCTCGCAAAATTAGCTGCAGCTTTTAATCCAGCATAAGTAGTGGCCACAGTAAAAGTATGCACCCCGTACCTTTCCTCCCATAGATCATAAGAGCTCTTTGGCAGCCCGTTTTCATCTGTGAACTTTACTAAAAAATCAGCACTTTTTTTTATCAGAGCATCATAAAACGGAAAGAAATATTCTATATCCAGAGATTGCAAATAGTATTGCCATAATGCCCATATCACCAGTGCAGTTTCATCTTCCTGAATCGGTATGATGGGTTCATTGTTAATGATTCTTGGAATCCAGCTGCTCGCTATTTTTCCGTCTGCAGTGTATTTATGATAAAAATACCCATCTTTCGATACAGTTCCTAAAGCAAAATCAAAGAATCTTCTTGAGGCGCTGAAATGCAACGTTTTAGTAAGCGCATATGCTGCCAAGGCTGCATCTCTGGGCCAGACATAGTAATATCCATCCCTACTGTCTTTAAGTATGTCACTATCTGACGAAGCCATAATTCCGCCCTTATTATTTATATGCGTTCTGATTATAAACTGCGATTTTTTAAATAGAGACGCAATGTCAGAGTTAACAGCAATCTTCTTTTTTGCGCTCCAAACCTCCCAGTAATTATTTGTTCTTCTATACATTTCTCTCAACTGATCAATGCTGAGATTGCTCTTATCTTTTATGATCTCGTCCATATTTTCGCCACATATTAAAAAATAATAGAATGTTCTCGTTTCTCCTGGCTGTATGATTATCGTATTACTTATCACTGAATCTACGGATCCTATAGCTACAGGATTAAACGATAGCTTGCTATCTTCAGCATCTTTCCATGTGCCTTCAAATCCCCTAAAAGCCTTGATGCCTATTGCATACTGATCATTGGTATTGTTAAGATCGTCCAGTGTAGCTGCTAAAAAATATCTGCTACCTTTATAGTGGATCACTGAGTTCAATTCAGGATAGTAAAATGCAGTGTCACCTATATCATTTCCATATATGTAGAAATCATGATGGAAAAAGAACTTTATTTCTTGAGGTGCATTGCTTTGATTAAAGATGTTAACCTTTCTGACATAAATATTCTGGTATATATCCACAAAATCCAGGTTCTCAAATTTTAACTGGTCAATCTGATACTTTACATTACCTATCATCGTATCATCCAGATAATCCATGGAAGTAATGAGAGAGTGGTCAATCCATCTAAAATGATCATTGATGGATACACCGAACCTGAAAGGGTGGCCCACAGCATGATTATCAGACTGGTCATGAGCATAGTAAAAATCTACAATTCTATAATCTTTATCAAAGCTTACTAAAACTCTGCCATTTCCAATAGGCAAGTACCTTACCATAAAATAGTATCTGTATTCTTAAATTTAAAGCTTTTGATAAACAGCCTATTTTTATAATCAATAAAACAAAGATTTATTAATTACATTATGCTAAATCAGTAATATGAACTATGATGAAGAATGGTTAATAAGCAACAGAAATGGAAGTTATGCCTCTTCCTCAGCATCGTTTTCAAATCTCCGTACCTATCATGGCTTGTATGTTAAAAATATGAACGCACAGTTTGACAGATATGTGCTATTATCAAAGTTATTTGAAGAGCTGGAATTTGAAAATAAGAAGATAAATCTGGATACCAATTACTATCCGGACGTGATTTATCCTGAGGGCTATAAATATCTTCAGAATTTTGAGCCTGCACCAATTCCCACTTTTTATTATGATTTAGAAGACACCAAACTTGTAAAAAAGATAATAATAGACCCAGAAAAAGATATAGTAATGATAAAATACAAAGTTACAGGCAAACTACCAAAATATTTCAGGTTATTTCCTCTGTTAGCGTTCAGAAATTATCACAACACAATGAAACGAGATGACAGAAAAATTGAATTTGCAGAAGAACAGCTTGCTTACAAATTTTTTTCAGACAACCTGTTTTTGAAAATTGCCAAAATTGGAAGCTTTAAAGAAGATAAGCTGTGGTACTACAATTTTCAGTATATTAGAGATAGAGAGCGTGGCTGCAATTACGAAGATGACCTGTATTTACCAGGGTACATAGAACTGGAAAATATCGAAGATACAGTGACAGTTTCCATTTACACGGATGAAGCTCCAGATTACACATTTGAAGAAGTTGAAAAGAGATATTTATCGTCTCTATCTTCCATTCGCCTTAAAAATGAAAATATTAGAAAAATAGTTAGAAATTCAACATATTTTTTGACAAGAGATAACATAATTGCAGGATATTACTGGTTTACACCTTGGGCTAGGGACACGTTTATATCATTGCCAGGGCTTGTGCTGATCCCTAAAAGGTATCAGCTGGCTAAGGAGATATTATTAAATTACACACAAAGGATAAAAAATGGATTGACACCAAAAACTATATCTGAACCTGATAATTACAGCACTGCAGACTCATCATTATGGTACATATATGCAGTGTATAAGTATTATAAATATACACAGGACCTGAGCATTATAAAATTGGTGTATCCTAAGATCCTTGAAATAATTGAAAGCTACAGGAAAGGTAACGCTTATTTTGAGATGATAGATTCTCTGATAAAAGTTAAAAAACCACAGTTAACATGGATGGATGCCAGCATAGGGGATATGATAATTACTCCCAGAGTTGGCTATCCTGTAGAAATTAATGCACTATGGTATAACGCTCTGGAAATTGTCAGGTTTATGGCTAAAAAGCAGAAAGTTGAATATCCACAATATCTCGATCTCCTGATCCCAGAAGTCAGGGAAAAGTTTAAAGCTAAATTTGTAAAAGATGACATCATTCTGGATGTGGCAGAGCCTGATGACTATAGCATCCGCCCAAACTTCATATTTGCATTTTCACTGCCTTATCCAGTTCTGGATAACTTTTCAAAATATTTGGAACTGGTAAAATCTAAATTATTAACTCCTTTAGGGTTGAGAACTCTTATTCAGGATGATAAACGATACATAGGTACCTATGAAGGAGATCAGTACCATAGAGATTCTGCATATCATAATGGATCAATATGGCCGTGGCTTGCAGGGCCATATATCACTGCATCAGTAAATGCAGGCACTAATCCTACTGAGCTCTTAGAATATTTCAAAGAGCTGTATTCATTGTCGAAAATACCAGAGCTATTTGATGGTGATGAGCCACATAAGCCACGAGGATGCATTATTCAGGCTTGGAGTTATGGTGAGTTGATAAGGGCATATTATGAAGACTTAAAGAGATAAACTATGAAAATCACGGTTATAGGATGGGAACTACCACCAGCATTTTCAGGTGGACTTGGAATACATACAATTAACCTGTTCAGCATAATAAGCAAGTTTGCGGAAGTAGAGATATATATCCCAAATATGGCAAGATTATATCCTGTTTATCCGTTTTCTGTAAAAACTATCCCTCTGACATCGCAGGGATTTAAAAGTGGTTATGAACCTATTATTACAAACTTTTACGAAGCGGTTGAAGAGTATAATCAGAAAGTTGTGAAAGCTTTTAATCCTAAAAATACAGCGGTAATTCACTGCCATGACTGGATCACGTTTAAAGCGGGCATAGAGCTTAAAGAAAAATATGGCATACCTCTCGTGGTGACTGTTCACAGCACTGAAATAGACAGGTCAGGAAACTTTTATCCGCAAAGGGCAATAATGGACATAGAGGAGCAAGGGCTAAAAAAAGCGGATCATATAATTGCAGTGTCAGATTATACTAAAAAAATAATAACAGATACTTATGATATTCCAGATTCTAAAATCACCACAATATACAATGGATTGGGCAAACATTTCTCTTCAATTCCGCCAAAAAACTATGATTTATCGGGATATGTATTATATTTTGGCAGGGTCACTATGCAAAAAGGCCCCATATTCTTCGTAGAAGCCGCTAAAAAAGTTATTGATAAGATTCATGATGTAAAATTCATAATGGCTGGAACTGGAGAGCAATTAGAGGAAATGAAAGCTCTATCAAAAACGCTTTTCATTAATAAAAATATGATATTTACTGGCTTTGTAGAATTTAATAAAGCGATGCAATATTATCGAAATAGTGACTTATTCATCTTGCCTGCCGTTTCAGAGCCATTTGGCATAACTGTTCTTGAGGCCATGAGTTCAGGGACACCTGCTATAATAAGCAAAACTACAGGCGTAGGAGAAGTATTGAAAAATATACTTAAGGCAGATTTTTGGGATACAGATCTCATTGCAGAGTATATAATAGGAGCAATAAAGTACAGAAGCCTTAGAAGCACTTTAGGCTCGATGGGGCAGATGGAGGCAAAGAAGTTTACTTGGGAAAAAGCAGCAATAAAAACAATGGAGGTGTATCTATCTTTATGAAAAACGTGGTGTTTTATTTTGAAGTACACCAGCCCAGGAGGCTGAGAATCTACAGAATGAAGGAGATCGGCATCAATCATGACTATTTTTGGGAAGAGAAAAACAGAGATATTTTTATGAGAGCGGCAAAAAAATGTTATATACCGACCACTAGATTGTTTATAGAACATGGTATAAAAGCCAGTTTCTCCCTGTCTGGAACTTTTTTAGAGCAGGCAATTGAATATGAGCCGGAAGTTATAGAAACTTTCAAAGAATATTTTAAAACAGGGCTTGGAGAACTGTTAAGTGAAACATATTACCACAGTCTTGCATCTTTATGGGATCGAGATGAGTTTATGGCACAGGTAAAGGAACAAGAAGAGATGATATGGAAACTTTTCAAGATAAAACCAAAGACTTTTAGAAATACAGAATTGCTTTATAATGACGATATTTCAAGATATGTATCTTCCATGGGCTATGCCAATATAATTGCAGAAGGCACAGATTCGTTGATATCCGCGCATAATCCAAACTATATTTACAGATCCGTATCAAACTTAAACTTGTTTTTAAGAAACTATCGGCTGAGCGATGACATATCTTTCAGGTTCTCAACATGGAACTGGCCTGAGTATCCTCTTACAGCGGATAAGTACGCAAGATGGATAGACAGTGCCCCAGGAGACATGGCAAATCTGTTTATGGACTATGAAACTTTTGGAGAGCATCAGGTTTCAGATACTGGTATATTTGAGTTTCTTAAATACCTGCCAATAGAATTTAAAAACAGAGGAATTAAAATGCTCACGATAAACGAAGCAGCACAATCTTTTGAAAGAAGAGAGATGATAAAAGTTTCAGAGGCAATTTCTTGGGCAGATGTGAATAGAGATGTATCTCCATGGCTAGGGAACGATATGCAGAAAGAAGCATTTAAAGAGCTTCAAAAATTGAAAAGCAGTAACAATAAGCAGATATGGAGACATCTGCAGACTTCAGATCTACTCTATTATATGTCTACAGGAACTTCTCCTGATCAGATTGTACATGAATATTTTAATCCTTACAAGTCACCATACTATGCATTTTTAACATATATGGCAATACTTGAAGATTTCAGGAGGAACACTGGCATAGATTAAAAATAACATATGATAAATATTTAAATATGATAAAAAGTACATGAGCTATCATGACAAAAATTAAAAATATAGATATTTATGAATTAGGTCAGGAAAAAGGTAGTGCTACATGGGCTTCTACAATGATACTTGTAAAGATTACAACAGATGATGGGTATGTTGGATATGGTGAAGCAGTTCCAACTTTGAGAGTGTTGCCAGTGATAGAGTCCATTAAAGAGATATCGAGAGTATATATCGGAAAAGATCCATTCAACGTCGAGAAGAACAGGAGAGAATGGTACAAACACGATTTTTACAATGCACAATCTTTTGAATCCACTACTGCATTAAGTGCAGTGGATATTGCAAGCTGGGACATAATAGGCAAAATACTAAAAACGCCAGTATATAAGATACTCGGCGGAGAATACAGAAACAGGATCAGAGCTTATGCAAACGGCTGGTATGACAACTGTGTAACACCAGATCAATTTGCTGCAAAAGCGAAAGAATGGATATCTAAAGGATATACTGCATTGAAATTTGATCCTTTTGGATCTTACTTTGACTACATTGATGAGAAGGGCTTGACAGAGGCAGAAGCTAGGGTGAAAGCAGTCAGAGAGGCTGTTGGCGATAAAATAGAGCTGTTGATTGAACATCATGGCAGATTCAATGTTAATTCAGCAATAATGATTGCAAAAAAACTGGAAGCTCTGAATATTCTGTTTGCAGAAGAGCCTGTTCATCCTGAAGATCTTGAAGGCCTGAAAAAATACAGGAAAGCCACGTCTTTGAAAGTTGCACTCGGAGAAAGAATAATAAATAAGGTTCAGGCACTGCAATATATGAAAGAGAACGTGGTGGATTTTTTGCAGTTGGACATCACTAACTCTGGCGGGGTAACAGAAGCGAGGAAGATAGTGGGCATGGCTGAAGCATTTGGCATAGAAATGGCGTTTCACAATGCTTTCGGGCCTGTGCAAAACGCCGTAACATTGCAGATGGATGCGTCAATACCTCTATTCTTAGTACAAGAATCATTCTATGATGTTTTTCCACAGTGGAAAAGAGATCTGATATTTAACAGCACACCTCTAGAAAACGGGCATTTTTCTCTGCCATCCAGACCTGGAATCGGAGTGGAGATAAACGAGAAAATAATAGAAAAGTACAGTGTTAAAGGCCAGGAATACTTCAATCCAGAAGAACCCGTATGGGTCGTAAATGGAACTTGGGTCAATAAGTCCAATCTATAACTGTTTTTATTTCTCCTTCTTGTTTTTTAGCTATTGCAGCTAATGAATTTTCAGGCTTGAATCTATCAGTGATAAGAGTATTGAGCAGAGATCCATACTTTGTGTTCCAGAGCTCTATATATTTTGCAGCGTCTTCAAAATGAGTTTTTATGGCATTTACACTGCCAAATAAAAGTATATTATTTTCAACAATATATGTGATCATCTCTCCCGAGATAGGGTATGAAGTGCCGCTGGTAGTGCCAAAAAATGTGACAGCACTGTTTTTTTTCAATTTGTTAAGCAGGGGAAACACTGCGGAAGGGACTCCACTAGTGTCCAGCAATACATCCAAATCTGGTAAAGTTTCAAGGTATTTTTCAGAGTCAACATACTCTACTTCAATCCGGTCCAGAAAATTCATTTCTCGCTCGGTTGCCTCTCTCCTGTTTATAACAGATACATTAAATCCAATGGTTTTGAATAGCAGAGCGGTTAACAATCCCGTTGCGCCAGTACCTATAACCGCTGCGTTTCGGCAGTGGTAGGTGTAATCTTTACAGTTCCAAATGGTACGTTTTTGCAGGGCTTGGATCTCATCAACTGCTTTGATCATATTCGTAAGCGGTTCAATTAAAACAGCGGTATCTCTGATATAATCTGGAACTTTTACAAGGTTTGTCTCATCATCAGTGAATTCTTCTCTCATAAATCCGTGCAATCCACGTATCCCTGCCTCTGTAAATTCTCCAGTCTCACAAAAATCCTGCCTGCCATTAAGGCAGTTAGAGCATTTACCACACCCTCTTCTCACAATCGGAACAACCAGGTCACCTCTCTTTAGAATTTTACTTGACCCCGGATCTTTTACAACTCCCAGAGCTTCGTGTCCTAGTATTAGATACTCTGAATTGACAGGAGCTCTAGCAAATTTAATTTTGTCAGTGACGATTCCTCTATCAGTACCACATATGCCATTATACAGTGTTTTCACTACTACTTTATCTTTTTCTGTCTGGTTATCAGGTAAATCTTTAACGTAGACCCCCTCTTTGCCAGGATATACTATAATAGCTTTCATTCAATCACTCCAATAACTCTTGCAGGAGCTCCGTCTCCATCCTTTACAAGCAGTGGTAAACAGAGCACGTAAAATTTTTTGTTAAAAAGCTCTTTAATGTTATTTGATATGTTTTCTATGATCAGAATATTATTGGATAATAGTGTTTTATGAACTATTCCATCGCTGGAAAGAGGTGATTCAACGCTTGGAGAATCAATGCCTACTGCTTTTACCTTATAATTTGCAAGTTTTCTGACTGCATCAACATTAAAATATGAAAATTCTTGCATTTTCCAGTTTAGTTTCCACAATTCACTAGTGCCAGTATAAAAAAGTGCAATCTTGTCTTTTACAGAGTCATTAATATCTTCTTCTCCAATCTCTTTTTTACCAGCAACGTTTATGACAATACCTTCACCAGAATATGACAAGAGGTCAAGCTCATTGACATGCTTTCCGTTTTCCAGAAAATGAGCGGGTGCGTCTACATGTGTGCCTGTATGAGTTCCCATCTGTAGTTTTTTAATATTCACACCATCTTTAGATATTGATTTATAGATTTCTATTTTTGGTTCTGGGTCTCCAGGATAATAGGGCATATTATTTTCAATAGTATGACTAAGTTCAATTATTTTTTTGAAGTTCATAATGAGAACAGAAACGTTCATAATATAAGTATATTTTCATAAAAATTGAATAAAAATAAATATGAAGTCCCAATCTATGTATGATGAATTAATATGTTTGGAAATGGCATAATAAATTTTAAGGATATAGCAGTGAAAGGCTATACAAAAATAGGTAACCACGGCATGATAGCAAATAATAGGACTGCGGCACTGGTTAGTCTCAATGGAACAATTGACTGGGCATGCTTTCCGAACTTTAACTCTCTCCCACTGTTTAGCTCTATATTAGACAAGGACAAAGGTGGCTATTTTTCAATCAAGCCTGCAGATACCGATAGACTATCAGTGTACCAGTATTATGAAGGATATACAAACATCTTAGCCACTGAATTCATAAAAAATAAGCGGTTAGTATTAAAACTTATAGATTTTATGCCTGCTTCAGAGTATTCTACAATTTATTTCCCTGAGGTTCACAGATTAATTGAATCCCCTTCCTCCGATACAGAAATAGAGATCAAATTCAAGCCTGTATTCAACTATGGTCGTAATAAACCACTACTGATAAAAAATGAGAACGGTTATCTTTTTAAGTCCGGTAATGAAAATGCAGGAATAGTCTCTGACATTAACTTTGAAGAATCTGAGTTGATGGTGTCAAAAACCCTGAAAATGAGTAAGAACGATGCAAAATGGATAGTGATGGTCTATGGTGAGAAAAATCTTCATAAGTTGAAAGATTATAAATCGTATGACAGGTTAGAAGAAACGATGCTTTACTGGAAAAAATGGGTTAATCAGGGTACCTACAATGGTCTTTACAGCAAATATATAGCGAGATCTGCGCTCGTTTTAAAAGCATTATTTTTCGAGCCTACAGGGATGATTGTTGCGGCTCCAACATCTAGCTTACCAGAATCAATTGGCGGAGAGAGAAATTGGGATTATAGGTTTATGTGGATTCGTGATTCATCATATGTAATAGAATCTCTTTCTTTGCTTGGATATAAGACAGAAGCGACCAAGTTTTTGTATGATTTTATTGATAAAGTAAACGGCCAAAAATCACTCAGGACAATTTATTCAATTAACAATTACAAAAATATGGACGAGGTGGAAATAACAGAATATGAAGGATACATGGGATCAAAACCGGTCAGGTTTGGAAATAGAGCATATAAACAATTACAGCTTGACCAATATGGTGCAATTATAAATGCTATTTATCATTTTCATAAAATAGGGGGGCTGGTAAATGCATATTTATGGGATTTTATAATCGGGTTGTTAGCTGAACTAACTGAAAAGTGGCATCTTCCAGATTCTTCAATATGGGAGTTCAGGACCAGAAAAGAGCATTATGTTTATTCAAAAGTGATGGCATGGGTAGGCTTTGAAAGAGCCATAGAAATCGGGAAAGAGCTACAATATTCTGCACCCTATGAAAGATGGGAAAATACCGCAAAAAAAATAAAAGAGGATATATTATTAAGAGGATACAATGAATCTATCGATTCATTTGTGCAGTTTTATGGTAGCAACGATGTGGATGGAGCATTATTAAGGTTACCAATTCTCGGTTTTCTGCCAGCAAGCGATAAAAGAATAAAAAACACGATTAAGAAGATAGAAAAAGATTTAATGTATGAAAATTCATTTTTTAGGAGATACAACAATGATGATGGACTGAAAGGAAAGGATAATCTATTTTTGCTGCTTTCATTCTGGTATACTTTGGATTTAATATTACTTGGCGAAATAGAAAAGGCTAAAAGCGTGTTTGAGGCGGTTCTTGAGAAAGCGAACCATCTCGCACTTTTTTCAGAGGAACTGGACATCAAGACTGGTGAACTAATCGGTAATTATCCGCAGGCTTTAACGCATCTAGGGGTCATAAGCGCTGCTTATCAAATCAACAAGATACTAAAGAATAGATTGGAACAGTAACTTATAAAAAGGATGAAGTATATTGTAACAGTATGAAATATAATGGAATTGTAACCCCGATGATTACTCCATTCAAAAAGACTGGAGAAGTTGATTATAGCAGTATAGATATCTTAGTAGATTTTCTTAAATCTATTGGCGTATCAGGAATATTTCCATCAAGTTCTACTGGACTGTTTCCTTTTCTCAGCATTGATGAGAGAAAAAAAATGCTAGAGCAGGTTTTAAAAAATTCAGAGAATTTGAAAATATTTGAAGGAATAGGTGCTGTGGACACGGATAGTGCAATTGAACTTGCCAGGCATGCCAAGGATGTTGGTGCAGATGCAGTAGTGCTAATGCCATCTTACTACATAAAATCAGATCAAAGCTGGATAATTAATCATTTTGAAAAAGTATTAGAAAAAGTGGATATTGATTTTATGATCTACAATATTCCACAATTTACTGGAAGTACTGTGGAATTGAAAACTATTGAATATTTAAAAACTAATTTTTCTCAGATTTCCGGGATAAAAGACAGCTCTGGAGATATGCGCTATTTTTCAAAATTAATGCGGTTTAAAGATTCTAATTTTTCAGTGTTTCAGGGTCAAGATGACCTAATGTTAATCTCTCTCACTCTTGGAGCTGATGGAGGCGTGTGCGGCACTACTAATTTCATAAAATACATTGTGGATCTCTATGAACATTATCGCGATGGGGATATTGATAAAGCCAGAATATTGCAGATAGAAAAAATAAACAATATTATGGATGTTCTTGCGAGCTCAAATTTCCCGGCAGGCTACTATTCTGCATTTTACAATAAATTTAAAGTTAATGGAGGATATCGCAATCCTATGCTAGCTCCTTCAAAAGAAGCATCTGAATCTATCTTAAAGTGGATTAAATAAGATGGCAGAAATTGAGTTTAATAAGCTTAACTTAATAGTTTTAGATTATGACAGGACAGTTACAGATTCAAGCTTGAATTTTGATAAAAGAATAGTAGCACCAATTACAAAACTGAGAGAAAGTGGTGTTAAAGTTGCTTTAGTTACAGGCAGAGAATGGGATAGCATTTCTTCATTAAAAGACTGGTTTGATGCCATTGCTTTTGAAAATGGTGCGCTGGTATATGCAAAAAACAAGAAATATAAATATTATGCAGAAAAAAATGATGAGATAAAAGAGCTGTTGATCGGACAAGGCATAAAATATACTGCCGGCGAAGTAATATTTTCAATATCTTTACAGGATTTTAATAGACATCGGCAGTTATTTGAAAAATTTAATAATGTTGAATACATTAAAAATATCGGAAGTGTCATGATACTGCCAAATGGAATAAATAAAGGTTCTGCGGTTCAAAAAATTCTGAAACTTCTGAACATACAAGAAAACTACAGTTTAGCAATAGGTGATGGAGAAAACGATGTCGAAATGTTCAATGCAGTTAGATATAGAGTAAGCATAGAAAATTCAGTTAAGGAATTAAAAGATATTTCAGATCTATGCATACACAAAGAAGCATCTGAGGGCGTTTTAGAATTTCTGAACATCATAATATATGAAAGGGGTGAAAACAAATGAATATCGGGATAGTTTCGCAGACTCCGCTGATAAAGTTTAACGAAAACGCAGAAAAAGAGCATATAATTAAATTATCTGACCTTGACAAGAAAGCATATAATTATACGATTGGCGGGGTAAGTATAATGGTCAATAATCTAATTAGAAAAATGCAGGATAGCAAGTTTGCTACTAAAGTGTACTGGTTTGCCTTAAATCCAAAAGCTCCATATAAGATAATTGTTAGAGACAATTTCGAATTATATAACATAAGCCAGCAGCCAAAAATGCTTAAGGCATATACCAATTTTAAAGAGATTTTATGGAACAATATCCACGGATTTAAGCATGAAGAATTCGATAGAGAAGAGTATCTTGGGTTTTTAAATTATAATTGGCTTGTTGCAAAGGGTGTGTTGGAAATGAAAGAAAACATAGATTTACTGATGATTCATGATTTTCAACAGCTGATGGTAGGTTCGATGATCGGGCCTGCCAAACCTGCAGTATTAAGGTGGCATATACCATTCATTCCAGAAAACTTTACTTTTCAGATTCGAAAATTCATAGTTAATGGTTTAGAGGGATTTGATTCAATAATAGTAAGCACAAAAAGAGATCTAGAAGGATTAATAAGAGCAGGGTATAGAGGCATAGCATATCAGATTTATCCAAACATAGATCCAGAAAAATGGGGCAGAGAATCAAAGAAAGCCGCAGTAAGCTTTGGTGAAACTTACGGAATAAAAGAAGATGATTTTTTGGTACTGAATGTTGCAAGAATGGATCCTATGAAATCTCAGGACATTTTGATAAAGGCGGTAGCAAGATTAAAAAAATCTATACCTAACATCAAGTTGATGCTCGTTGGCAACGGTAGCTTTACGAGCAGCTCTAATGGATTGGGATCCAGCAAAGGAGAGTTACATAAACAATATCTGAAAGAACTTGTGAAAAAACTGAGCATTGAAGATAGGATTATATTTACAGGATATCTGCCAGATAGTGTTCTTTCTAAAGCATATGAACGCGCAGATCTGTTTGTTTTACCATCAAAAATTGAGGGGTTCGGGTTAAGTGTCGTAGAAGCATGGATATATGAAAATGTAACCATAGTGAGCAGAGGTGCGGGTGTGTCTGAACTCATTACCGATGGCGTTAACGGTTTTAAATTTAATCCGGGGGAGTACATAGAACTTGCTAATATCATTCTAAAAGTATATAAAGAGGAACAAGAAAGAAGTGAGATAGGAAAGAATGCGCATCGGATGGCAAAGCAATGTTACATCTCAAACGTGTACAAGCAAACTGAAAGAGTCTTAAGGATTACGCTTGATAATTTTGGAGTATAGATCTTACAGTAAAATATAAAAAAGATTGAATAAAGAAAACAGAAGCAATTATATATAGGTATAGCAATTATAAAAACCAGCATGTCAGATTCAATAAGCGTGATCAGATTCATCATCGGTGCAATAATATTACTGATTGCAGCCTATCAGGATTATAAAAGTAGGCTGGTATCTTCAATACTTTGGGTTTTAATGGCTATTGCTGGCATCTCAATACTCTCTTATCAGCTGATATTTGTATTTGATAACAGTTTTGCACTATATTTTATTCCTGTTATCCTACTCCTGTTTTTTGAGTGGTATGTAGAGCTCAGCAAAAATGTGAGGATCTTAATAAATGGAATTGGATTCGTTTTATCGATCATGCT
This is a stretch of genomic DNA from Thermoplasmata archaeon. It encodes these proteins:
- a CDS encoding glycoside hydrolase family 15 protein produces the protein MVRYLPIGNGRVLVSFDKDYRIVDFYYAHDQSDNHAVGHPFRFGVSINDHFRWIDHSLITSMDYLDDTMIGNVKYQIDQLKFENLDFVDIYQNIYVRKVNIFNQSNAPQEIKFFFHHDFYIYGNDIGDTAFYYPELNSVIHYKGSRYFLAATLDDLNNTNDQYAIGIKAFRGFEGTWKDAEDSKLSFNPVAIGSVDSVISNTIIIQPGETRTFYYFLICGENMDEIIKDKSNLSIDQLREMYRRTNNYWEVWSAKKKIAVNSDIASLFKKSQFIIRTHINNKGGIMASSDSDILKDSRDGYYYVWPRDAALAAYALTKTLHFSASRRFFDFALGTVSKDGYFYHKYTADGKIASSWIPRIINNEPIIPIQEDETALVIWALWQYYLQSLDIEYFFPFYDALIKKSADFLVKFTDENGLPKSSYDLWEERYGVHTFTVATTYAGLKAAANFARTFGDFELVEKYNAAAKKMSESFEKYFYSEEKGYYARALINNVPDFTVDSQNMALFLFDMKDVKDTRMQSNMNIILQKLWVKNVGGLARYENDTYQKTKEDSHIPGNPWIITTLWAARYFIRMKEIDKAVELIRWVLNHKQNSGVLSEQINPYDNTVLSVSPLIWSHAEFILTVLEYTEAK
- a CDS encoding amylo-alpha-1,6-glucosidase codes for the protein MNYDEEWLISNRNGSYASSSASFSNLRTYHGLYVKNMNAQFDRYVLLSKLFEELEFENKKINLDTNYYPDVIYPEGYKYLQNFEPAPIPTFYYDLEDTKLVKKIIIDPEKDIVMIKYKVTGKLPKYFRLFPLLAFRNYHNTMKRDDRKIEFAEEQLAYKFFSDNLFLKIAKIGSFKEDKLWYYNFQYIRDRERGCNYEDDLYLPGYIELENIEDTVTVSIYTDEAPDYTFEEVEKRYLSSLSSIRLKNENIRKIVRNSTYFLTRDNIIAGYYWFTPWARDTFISLPGLVLIPKRYQLAKEILLNYTQRIKNGLTPKTISEPDNYSTADSSLWYIYAVYKYYKYTQDLSIIKLVYPKILEIIESYRKGNAYFEMIDSLIKVKKPQLTWMDASIGDMIITPRVGYPVEINALWYNALEIVRFMAKKQKVEYPQYLDLLIPEVREKFKAKFVKDDIILDVAEPDDYSIRPNFIFAFSLPYPVLDNFSKYLELVKSKLLTPLGLRTLIQDDKRYIGTYEGDQYHRDSAYHNGSIWPWLAGPYITASVNAGTNPTELLEYFKELYSLSKIPELFDGDEPHKPRGCIIQAWSYGELIRAYYEDLKR
- a CDS encoding glycosyltransferase family 4 protein, with protein sequence MKITVIGWELPPAFSGGLGIHTINLFSIISKFAEVEIYIPNMARLYPVYPFSVKTIPLTSQGFKSGYEPIITNFYEAVEEYNQKVVKAFNPKNTAVIHCHDWITFKAGIELKEKYGIPLVVTVHSTEIDRSGNFYPQRAIMDIEEQGLKKADHIIAVSDYTKKIITDTYDIPDSKITTIYNGLGKHFSSIPPKNYDLSGYVLYFGRVTMQKGPIFFVEAAKKVIDKIHDVKFIMAGTGEQLEEMKALSKTLFINKNMIFTGFVEFNKAMQYYRNSDLFILPAVSEPFGITVLEAMSSGTPAIISKTTGVGEVLKNILKADFWDTDLIAEYIIGAIKYRSLRSTLGSMGQMEAKKFTWEKAAIKTMEVYLSL
- a CDS encoding glycoside hydrolase family 57 protein — its product is MKNVVFYFEVHQPRRLRIYRMKEIGINHDYFWEEKNRDIFMRAAKKCYIPTTRLFIEHGIKASFSLSGTFLEQAIEYEPEVIETFKEYFKTGLGELLSETYYHSLASLWDRDEFMAQVKEQEEMIWKLFKIKPKTFRNTELLYNDDISRYVSSMGYANIIAEGTDSLISAHNPNYIYRSVSNLNLFLRNYRLSDDISFRFSTWNWPEYPLTADKYARWIDSAPGDMANLFMDYETFGEHQVSDTGIFEFLKYLPIEFKNRGIKMLTINEAAQSFERREMIKVSEAISWADVNRDVSPWLGNDMQKEAFKELQKLKSSNNKQIWRHLQTSDLLYYMSTGTSPDQIVHEYFNPYKSPYYAFLTYMAILEDFRRNTGID